The DNA window TCTTTGTTGGTGGTGTGCATGGAAAGGAGGGTCTCACAGCTATAAGGGCCCTCAAGATGCTTGGTTTCAATGACATCAGGAGGGGAAAGCTGATAATATACAGCTGTAACCCCACAGAGTACATGAGTACACTTGACCCCAACTATTACAGAAGCCAGCAGGGGATGGAGATAATAGGCCTCATAGAGAAGTACCGGCCATCAACATACCTGGAGGCCCACTGCTACAGGGAGGAGAGCTACGGCAGGTTAACGGATCCCTCAAGGAGGAGCCGTGATGGTGTCCCTCCCCTCATAGAACTGGAGAAAGGTGTCCTGATAGGCTCGGTGTCACCCCACATACGCAAGAAACTCTTCAGGCGCGAGGATATCTGCCTCACCATTGAAATGCCCTGTCTAAGGAGTTCCAAAGAAGAAGTTGATGGACTTGAGGTTTACGTGAATTTCCTTAAGACTGTTGCATCATCAGAGACCCGTGAAGAACTGGAAGAGCGCCTTGGCAGGAGATACCCGGAACAGGTTGAAACCGCAAGGAGATACGCCAGGGAGTTCTTTGGGGAATACCCGCCATTCTAGATGAACACTGGAAAATTATTTTAATGAATAAAAGAGGTAATGGATTACCTTAGTCGATGTCCGGGGTGGATACTATCAGTGTGAAATCATACATAAAGAGACTTATTAAACTTGTTGAGATGGAGAGGGAGGCGGAGATAAACGCCATGATGAATGAGATAAGGAGGCTGTCCCCCCAGAAGCGTGAAAGGATAGGAAGGGCCATAAATGGCCTTAACGGTAAGGTAACCGGACGTGAACTTGGATTCCATCTCGTGAAATACGGTAGGAGGGAACCCATAGATACCCAGATATCAGTGGGTGACCTTGTCCTGATAAGCCGTGGGAACCCCCTCAGAAGTGACCTCACAGGTACCGTGGCTGCGAAGGGTAAACGCTTCATTGTGGTGGCACTTGAAAATGTCCCCAGATGGGCCCTTAGGAATGTCAGGGTGGACCTATACGCCAATGACATAACATTCCAGAGGATGATAGACAACCTCAGGGGTGCGGGAAGGAATGTGTTCAGGGTTTTAAGGTTTCTGCTTGGGGATGAAAAGCCATCTGGTCACCAGATGGTTGAATTTGAACCCGTGGACCCTGAACTCAACAGGTCCCAGAGGGAGGCCATAATGAGGGCCCTGGGGTCAGATGACTTCTTCCTTATACACGGGCCCTTCGGTACAGGGAAGACCCGTACACTCCATGAACTCATAAGGCAGGAGGTCAGGAGGGGTAACCGTGTCCTGGTGACGGCTGAGAGCAATGCTGCAGTTGATAACCTCCTTGAGGGAATCGCCGGTCAGCTGAGGTGTGTTCGTCTCGGACACCCCCAGAGGGTCTCCAGGACCAACCTGCAGGAGACACTCGCATATAAACTCGAGAACCACCCCGACTACATGAGGGTCCTCGAATACCAGGAGAGGATTGACAGGCTCATTGAGGAGCGTGAAAGGCACCATAAACCCACCCCACAGTTGCGCAGGGGACTTTCAGACAGTCAGATAATGATCAACGCCACAAAGAGGAGGGGTGCCCGGGGTATATCCCCAAATGTGATGATATCCATGGCCCGCTGGATAGAGGTCAACCAGCAGATAGACGAACTCCACAGGAAGATGCAGGAGATTGAAGTTGAAATCGTTGACAGGATAATCCGTAACAGCCAGGTTGTCCTTGCAACAAACTCCTCAGCGGCCCTTGAGTACATAGATAATGTGAAGTTTGATGTTGCAATTGTTGATGAGGCATCCCAGGCCACAATCCCCAGCATACTCATACCACTCTCACGTGCACCAAGGTTCGTGCTGGCAGGGGACCACCGACAGCTTCCACCAACCATACTGAACCCTGATACCTCTGAACTGGAGGTGACACTCTTTGAGGAGCTGATAGGGTCATACCCTGAGAATTCATGGATGCTCAACTGTCAGTACCGTATGAACCCTGATATAATGGAGTTCCCAAACAGGGAGTTCTATGGTGGGAGGATAAGGGCCCATCCCTCCCTTGAGGAAATCTCAATATGTGATGTTATATCCTCTGAAATCCCTGACTCCATGCCACACAGAAAACTTGCAGAAAAGGAACCTGTCATCTTTATTGATACCTCAAAGGTTGGGACGGGTGAGAGGAGGCTAAAGGGCTCAACATCAATTCAGAACCCCCTTGAGGCTGACCTTGCAGTCATAATCGCAGGTGCACTCATGAGGATGGGTGTGAAAGAAGAGGAGATCGGTATAATAACACCCTACGATGACCAGGTGGACCTGATATCCTCCATGACCGATGTTGAGGTTAACAGTGTGGATGGATTCCAGGGACGTGAGAGGGAGGTCATCATCATCTCAATGGTTAGAAGTAACAGTGAAGGTAACATAGGTTTCCTGAGGGACCTCAGGAGGCTCAATGTTTCACTTACACGGGCAAGGCGCAAGCTCATAATAATAGGTGATACCAGCACCCTCTCATCCCACCCCTCCTACAGGAGACTGATTGAATTCTGCAGGGAAAGGGGATTCCTCTATGAACCCTCAGCTGATGATCTGAGGGATTGGAGTCCATGATCTTTAGAACCAGTCCTCAAGGCTTTTCTGTGTGAATGAAGCCCTTTCAATTTTTTTAAGCGCCACCATTACCCGTTCCTCTGAAAACCCATGCTCACCGCAGAGGAACTCTATGACCCCTTCCCTATCGGGTTTTCTCCATCTGAGTTCATAGTCCCCTGTCACGTCAGGTTCGAGGAATATCCTCCTGAGGACCTCAGGGTCGCCTCCGATATCCCCATCCACCTCGTCGATTACACCGAATACGTCATCCTTCTCCTTTATGAGTTTGAGTCCCCTCCTGGCACCTATCCCCTTTATTCCATCATTGAAGTCTGTTCCAACGAGTAGTGCCAGGTCAACGAGCTGTTCATGGGTGATTGAAAGATTCCTGAGGGCAGATTCCAGTTCAATTATCTCTGGTTCCTCCAGTTTTCCGCTGAGTGTGAGGTTTCTCACGACCCTTGGGGCTCCGAAGAGGAGGCAGTCATAGTCCTGGGATGCCACTGCCCAGGCATCCCCCCTCCTGACAATGAATGATGCCTGCGCCTCACCTTCTCCTGGTGCCTGAACGTATGGGATCCCTAGGAGTTCAAGGAGCCTTTTGGAGCTTTCAACTATATCCTGTGACATCCTTGAGGACCTCACAGCATACTTCCTTGCCCTCTCGATATCCCCCTCCTCAAGGGCCCTCCTCCATTCAATTTCAGACTTCTTTCGGGTTTCAATACGCCTTGTAACTGTTTCGCCCTTCAGGTGATGGGATTTCCCATCAAAAACATAGGCCACCCTTATATCCCTCTCCATCACCGCCGCTGTCCTGTAGAGTATGCCGCTGAGGTGGGATGTCACCCGCCCCTCTGAGTCCATGAGGGGTGTTCCATCCCTCTGTCTTATGCTTGAGAGGAACTGGTATATGCTGTTGGCTGCATCGACTGCAACGGTGCGTCCCCTGAGATCATCAAGCCTTATCTTCTCTGCTGATATTATATCCTTTAATTTGACTCCCATGGAAACACCGTTACCGGAATTCTTCCCTGAACCAGTCAAATGGGAAGGTCTCCTTTATCCTTATGAGTACCTCGTCCTGGTGAATTATGTTATAGGTCCTTGTGAGCATTGGGGAGTCTGTCTTGAATATTTCCCTGAGTTCTCTGGTGGGGCTTTCTATGTCAAGGATCTCTATCTCCCTTCGGGATTCTATACTGTGCTTCTTCAGTATCCTCCCTATGGGTATATCCGCCCTTATGAGGTCCTCTCTGAATCCATCATCAAGCCTTGATAGTGGTATGTATGACACCGCGTGTATCAGGGGCTCCCTGTTTCCTATGACAACCACCCGGTGATTAACCATTTCCCCCGGGGATATTCTTAGTTTATCTGCGATTTCTGGAGTTGATGGTATGAATTCCTGTTTTATGGTCCTTATGGTTACTGTTCCCCTAAGTACGTCAAGTATCCTTGTTACCGAGCCATCTGTTGATAGCAGTATCTTCTGGGTGTTTGAGAGCCTCCCCATTATCCTCTCGATGCGTTCAATCTCCTCCATAACATTGACATCCATTTCCTGCCTCCCTCATAATGCGGGTCTTCCCATTTTTTATTCAGGTGCGCTGATCACCCCTTTAACTGCAGATTCAGCCACGACCGCCGGGTTGGCCAGGTAGACCTTTGATGATGGGTCTCCCATTCTTCCCCTGAAGTTCCTGTTGGTTGTGGCTATGCTAACCTCTTCTGGAGCCAGGACACCCATGTGGGCCCCGAGACAGGGCCCGCAGCCGGGGTTGCAGACTATGGCCCCTGCCCTTATGAAGGCCTCTATTATCCCATCCTCCAGTGCCCTCAGGTAGATCTCCCTTGAGGCGGGTGCAACTATGAACCTCACATCATCATGAACCCTTCTATCTCCAAGGACCTCTGCTGCCATTTTGAGATCCTCGTAGCGGCCGTTTGTGCATGAACCAAGGAATGCCTCGTCTATGTGGGTTCCCTCAACCCTGTGAATAGGTGCGACGTTATCCACATCATCCGGACAGGCAACCTGTGGTTCGAGGTCAGAGACATCGAAGTGGTGGTCCTCCACGTACTGGCTGTCCCTATCTGAATGGTAAACCCTGAAGTCCCTCCCTGTCCGTGACTTTACATACTGGATTATCTCCCTGCTGGGTTCCATTATACCGTTTTTGGCCCCCATTTCAACTGCCATGTTACAGATGGTCATCCTTCCGGCAACGTCCATTGCATCAACCGTGCTTCCCGTGAACTCCACAGCCCGGTATGTTGCACCATCAACGCCAACTTCCCCTATGATTTTCAGTATAACATCCTTTGCTGTGGTGAACCCCTGCAGTTGGCCTGTAACCTCAATGCGCATTGCCTCGGGTACCATGAACCAGGTTTTTCCTGTGGCGAATACCATTGCCATGTCTGTGGCTCCCATTCCAGTTGCGAATGCACCGAATGCCCCGTATGTGCATGTGTGTGAGTCTGCACCCACTATAACCATTCCTGGGCGTACAAATCCCTTTTCAGGGAGGACCTGGTGGCATATGCCCTCAGCGTTCTTGAAGATATTACTTATCCCCTGTTCAGCCGCGAATTCAGATGTTACCCTCTGGAACTCTGCTGCTCCGATTGTGTTGGGTGGTACGTTGTGGTCGAATACCATGACTATCCCTTCAGGGTCCCATACCCTTTTGGGGCCTCCTCTTGAGGCTATCTCCCTGAATGTGTGGATTGTTGGGGGTGATGTGCCGTCGTGGGTCATTGCAAGGTCAACCCGGGCCTCTATTATCTCGCCAGGTGTAACCTCAGCCACTCCGGCTGCATCTGCAAGAATCTTCTCTGTGATGTTCATTTTAACCACCTGAAAACTATCTGAGGATACCTTCAATCCCTTCTCCGATATTCATCCAAACCACCTAGAAGTCAACTGGTCCCCTCACAGACCTTACGATCCTGTAGAAGAGTTCATCGTTAATGTATTTCCCCTTCTCCCTGTTTTTCTTTACCTCCTCCACTATCCTGCAGAGTTCCTCCCTTGTAACCTCTATACCGTACTCCTCAAGTTTTGCCTTGACTGCCCTGCACCCTGAGTGTTTGCCAAGGACTATCTTGCGCTGGTGTCCTATCATCTCCGGGAGGAACGGCTCATATGTGAGGGGTTCCTCTATCACCGCATCCACGTGTATACCTGACTCGTGCCTGAAGACGTTCTTTCCAACTATGGGTTTGTTTTCAGGCACCTTCATGCGGGTGTGCTTCTCAACGAGCCTTGACAGCTCATAGAGGACGCTGATGTTGAATCCGAGGTCAACATCATAGATTATCCTCAGGGCCATTATAAGCTCCTCAAGGGATGTGTTCCCTGCCCTTTCACCTATACCGTTAACTGTGGTTGAAACCGCGGTTCCACCTGCCAGGAGCCCTGCTATTGAATTTGAGAGTGCCATGCCAAAGTCATTGTGGCAGTGCATTGCTATGTCCACCTTTATATCCTTTCGAAGTTCCCTTACAAGGTAGTCCATTCCCTGGGGGCTTATGGCACCCACCGTATCTGCTATATGGACCCTGTCTGCCCCGTAGCTCTCTGCCTTCCTGTATATCTGCTTGAGGAAGTCCAGGTCAGTCCTTGTGGCGTCCTCTGCTGAGAATGCCAGAAAGAGGCCGTGGTCCTTTGCATACTCTATGGAGTTCAGGCATACGTTGAGGGCCTCCTCCCTTGTGAGTTTGAGTTTGTGTTTGAGGTGGAGGTCGGATGTGGCCATGAAGGTTATGACGCCATCAACGTCGCAGTCAATTGCAACGTCTATGTCCTCCTTCTTTGTTCTGCTGAGGGCCAGTATATCTGCATTGAGACCTTCATTGGCTATTGTCTTTACTGAAACCTTTTCCTGCTTTGATACAACTGGAAAACCACTTTCTATCTGATGTATGCCCAGTTCATCAAGTTTTCGGGCTATTTCAAGTTTTTCCTCGGTTCCGAGGCAGACCCCTGGGGTCTGTTCCCCGTCGCGGAGTGTTGTATCATAAATCGTGATCTTATCGGGAAATTCTAATTCAGCTTCCTTATTGAAGGGACTGACGAAGTATTTCAAGGGATTACCACCTTAACTGATTTATTAAAATGAAGACTCTAGCATTTATTTAAATTTGATATTTAAGTATAAAAGGTTTGAGAGTACAGCCGTCTTCCGGCCCTCCATGTTTTATCTGGTGGTGGCTGTTTGTCGCTTTTCATCTTTAGATGGTGGGCACTTACGGGGTGAGGGTTTTAATTGCTTGTGGTTTTCCGCCGCTTTTCAGCCTCCATGCTCAGGGAGTTAGAGGAGTGGTACCCTTATCCCCATCCTTGGGGGTCATCTGGATTTAGCTCCAGGATTTTTAAGAGCCTCTCAGATTTCTCTTTGGGTCCTTAGCAGTGCACATGACAGCCACACACTGGAGATCAATACTAACTCAGATTCCTCTTATGGGTCCTTAGCAGTACCTATTTGGCTTTAGCTTCAAGAAGTTCAAGGTATGATTTTCTCTCGAATTCACCGCTTACCCCCAGTTTTCTGTAGAGCTCAAATATCTCGCTGAGGGCATCCCCGTAGTCACTGCCATCAGGGAGGTCCATCTCTATTTCAAGGTAGGTCCCGAGGCCCCTGACGGTGTCAATGGATAGGGTGAAATCTCCAAGTGAGTAGGTACTCCTCTCCTTGAAGACATCCCTGACCCTTCGAAATCCAAGGGATTCCAGTATCCCTGCTGCTGTTTCAGCATCTGCAACCTCAACCTCCAGTTCCTTCCGGGTCTTACTCCTGCCATCAATTTTGGGGCCCTTGTAGGTTATGAATGTTTTTTTGCCTGTTTTTCTTATCCTAAGTGCTTCATCGGTCTCTGCGAAGTCCCTGTGGGGGGCATTGAAGTATATGTCAGTCTGCTCCTCATCTGAAATATGGTGCCCTCCAAGTGAGATTATACGTTCGATTATCTCATCCCCGCTGGAAATTTTAGCCTTAACCTCAACCTCTATCAAACTCTACCACCCTTCAATACCACTGGATACGCTGGTATCCTCAAGGCCAGCGTATTCCCTTAAAAACTGTGCTGATTCATCCAGTTCCTCAAGGAGGGCGTCTATCATCCTGTCAACACCCTCATATGGACCGAGGATATCATCTCTTTCATCCAGGATTCTCTTTCTCTTCTGCAGGTCTCCCCTCACCCTGGGGTCCCTCATTCTCTCAAGGTACTGCCTTCTTATGATCCTCATGTCCATATGGAGATTGTACCTTATGCTTTTAAGGTTTTTTATATATCCCTCAACATCCTCCAGGAGTTCAAGGGCCTCCTCTCTGTTTGAGGGATTTATTTCAAGTCCCTCAACTCCAAGTTCCTCAACCTGTTCCTTGTAGATTCTCGGATCGATAACCACATCATCCCCCCAGCAAGGACCCCGGGTCCTAAAGAATCTTTTATGCTATCACTATGAAAATCAAATTATTTAAATTCTGGTATAAAGTGTTGTGTAATCTATACAGGAAATTCCCATGAGGTGTGAATGACTTCGATGCACCGCCGGGATTATTAAATATATTATTATCCATAATAACTAGTTTTTTACGTCAATATTAATATAGGTGCATTTAAATTTATATGTAGGTTTAAACTTCACCGGGAGGTATCTAGTTGACAGATGTGGATATCAAGATAGAAAATATTGTTGCTTCTGCGACCCTTGGGAAATCCATTGATCTTCAGACAGTTGCTGAAGCCCTTGAAAACGTTGATTTTAACCGGGAACAATTTCCTGGTCTTGTATACAAATTAAAGGAGCCTAAAACTGCTGCTCTGATCTTTGGATCAGGTAAACTGGTATGTACGGGTGCAAAATCCATTGAGGATTCCAAGAGGGCCATAAAACTCACAGTTGATATGATGAGAACCATGGACCCTGATATACCCGAAGAATTTGAGATAAAGATCCAGAACATTGTTGCCTCGGCAAACCTCGGGAAACCACTGAATTTTGAGGCTGTTGCCCTGGGACTTGAGAATACGGAATATGAACCTGAACAGTTCCCGGGTCTTGTTTACAGGCTGGATGAACCGAAGGTTGTCCTGCTGCTGTTTGGTTCAGGGAAGGTTGTGTGCACAGGTGCCAAGAGTGCTGAGGACGCTAAGCTTGGAGTTGAAAAGACCAAGGCAAGGCTTGCCGAGTTAGATCTGATTTAATGGTGATATTTTTGATTAAACTTGTAGTTTTCGATCTTGACAATGTCATTATTGATGGGGAAGCCATAGACGAGATAGGGAAAATCGCTGGAGTCGAGGAGGAGGTAATGGAGATCACCGAAAAGGCCATGCAGGGTGATGTCGACTTCGAATCCTCCATAAGGGAGAGGGTGAAGCTCCTCAAGGGGACAGCGGTTGAGGATATAAAGGCAGTTGCAGATGAATTGCCCCTCATGGAGGGTGCAGAGGAGACGATCAGGGCCCTCAAGGAGAAGGGTTACCGGGTTGCAGTTATAAGTGGAAGTTTTGACCTTGTGGCTGAGCCCATCAGAGATAAGCTTGGTATTGATTACCTCTTCTGCAACAGGCTCCATGAGGAGGACGGTGTGCTGACCGGTGAAGTGAGCGGACCTCTTGTGGAAAACTCAAAGTATGATGTCCTATGTAGGATCCTCGATAAGGAGGGTATAAGCACCAGTGAATGTGTTGCTGTTGGCGATGGCGCCAATGACATATCCATGATACAGGCGGCCAGATTGGGGATAGCATTCAATGCAAAGCCGGCCCTCAGGAAGAAGGCTGACGCCGTTGTTGATGAATGGGATCTCAGAAAGATATTGCCGATCATCGAGGAGATAGCTGAGGTGGATGATAAACTGGATAAACTCGGCTACGATGAGGTAATGGACCTTAAAAATGAATACGAGGAGAAACTCTCAGGCGTGGCATCCGAAAGGGATGAACTGAATAAGAAGGCCCGTGAAATGAAGGAACTCAGGGATAAACTGAACACTGAACTTCGTGAAACCCTCAACCGGGCTGTTGAACTCAGGGACAGGCGTAATGAGATAAATGCAAAGGTTGAAGAGAACAAGAAGCTCAGGGATGAGATAAACCAGGAGATAAAGAAGCTTGAGTGGTCCTCAGGTGGGCGTGACAGGATAAAGATAGAGAATGAAATCAGGCGGATAGATAAGATCATAGAAACAAGGGTCCTTGACATTAACAAGGAGAATGAACTGGTCAAGACCGCCAATGAACTACGTAAGAAGCTCATGAAGATCCAGGAGGATGAGGAGACCAGACAGAAGGCCCTTGAACTCAGGAAAAAGTCAGAGGAATACCATGAGATGGTGGTCTCACTTTCAGAGGAGGCCCAGAAGTATCATGAAGAGATGCTTGAGTACTTCAGAAAGACGGATGAGATACGTAAGAAGGCTGATGAAGCCCATGAGAAGTTTCTTGAATTCCGCAGGATGGCCTCAGAGAAACATGAGGAATTCAAATCAACTCTTGGCAAAATTAAGAGGATAAACGAAAGGATCAACGCCCTCAGATCAGAAAATAGAAATGTTAAAAGAAGGGCCACCCGTGAAAGGGATCTTGAGGAGAAGGAGAGGGCCCGTGAAATATATGAGAAATTCAAAGAGGGTAAGAAGCTTACAAAGGATGAAATCCTTCTTCTTCAGAAGCACAGGATCGTTTAGGGGATCATATATGTGTGAAGGGAAGTCCTCAGACGAAGAGAAGATAGAAGTGTGCTTCATATGCCATAAGAAGTTCAACATAAATGCCGATGACTCAAGCCATTATCATTACGGCAAGTACCCAATGTGCAGCTACTGCAGTGACTTCTATGGATTCTACAGGTGACGATTCTGAGTGGTAAGATGCACGAAGTTATAATATGTGAGAAGCCCAAGTCCTCAGAGAAGATCGCGGGAGCACTCTTTCCAGATGCAGAGAAAAAGAAGTACAGGAAGGTGTCCTACTGGGAATATTATGAAGGTAATAAAAGGGTGACCATCGTATCAGCGGTTGGACACCTCTATTCACTTCGCCCCAGTAAACCCGGGGATGAGCACTTCTTTGACCTTGAATGGGCGCCCCTTCATGAGATTGATAAGAAGAAGAACTACGTTAAGGATTACCTCAATGTAATAAAAAAGTTCGCTGCCGGCGCTGACCGCTACATACATGCCTGTGATTACGACATAGAGGGTACACTCATCGGTTTCAACGCCATCAGATATGGCTGCGGCGGGGATGCGCTCAAGAAAACCGTCAGGATGAAGTTCTCAACCCTCACAGGGGAGGAGATACGGAGCGCCTATGAGAACCCCATAGAACTCGACTGCGGTCAGGTGGACAGTGGAGCTGCAAGGCACATCCTTGACTTCATATTCGGTGTGAACATCTCAAGGTCCCTCATGAAATCCGTGAAGGAGGCGACCAACCGCTTCATTAAATTATCTGCCGGTAGGGTTCAGACCCCCACCCTTGCGATACTCGTTGAAAGGGAGAAGGAGATACGGGAATTCGAACCGGTCCCCTACTGGATAATCCAGGCAGAACTGGAATCAGGGATCATTGCAGAGAGCAGACGGGGAAAGATATTCCAGCGCCCACTTGTTGATGAGGTCCTTGAGAGGTGTGATGGCAGCGATGCCTCTGTTAGAAGTGTGAAGGTAAGGGACACCATAAGGAAACCACCTGTGCCCTTTGACCTTGGATCGCTCCAGTCAGAGGCATACCGCGTATTTGGATTCAGCCCCAAGAAGACCCAGACCATCGCCCAGAACCTCTACACCGAGGGTTACACATCCTATCCCAGGACATCATCCCAGAAACTCCCTGAAAGCATAGGTTACCGTAAGATACTGGACAGGCTTTCAGGGGACCCCCGATTCGGTGCGCACATTGAAGGGCTCAGGGAACCCCTCAAACCCCATGAGGGTAAAAAGGTGGATGATGCACACCCTGCAATACACCCGACAGGTCTTCTCCCATCAGATCTCTCCAGTGATGAAAGGAAGATCTATGAACTCATCGTCCACCGTTTCATCAGCGTATTCGGTGAGGATGCCGTTCTACAGACAATGAGGGTGGACCTTGAAATAGGAGGGGAGGAGTTCAGTTTCTCAAGAAAGAGGGTGAGCAAGAGGGGATGGATGGACAGCTACCCCTACACCCGCATTGAAGATGAGGTTTTCCCTGATATATCCGAGGGGGATGTTATGGGCGTTGTGGGGGTATCCGCCCTGGAGAAGGAGACAAAACCTCCCGCCAGATACAATGAGGCCTCACTCATAAGGGAACTGGAGAAGAGGGGCCTTGGAACCAAGTCAACCCGTGCCGATATAATAGCCAAGCTCTATGACAGGAAGTACATTGAGGGTAAGAAGATACGTGTGAGTCCCCTGGGTGAGAACATAATTGACACCCTCACAAAGTACTGTGAGAAGATCACCAGTGAGGAGCTCACAAGGCAGTTTGAGAGGGAACTCGAGGAGATCATGGAGGGAAAGATAAGCCGCGAGAGGGTCGTGGATGAGGCCATAGAGGAGGTTAAATCCATACTCGGTGATATTGAGAGGAACATGAAGGACATAGGCAGGGACCTCTATAAAGCCTATCAGGACAGCAGGGTTGTTGGTGAATGCCCTGAATGTGGCAGGAATCTTGTCATAAAATATTCCCCCAGGAACAAAAGCACCTTTGTGGGGTGTTCAGGTTACCCTGATTGCAGGACCGTGTATTCACTTCCCAGGGGGGCCAGTGTACTTAAAAGTCGCTGCGAAAGATGCGGGCTTCCCATGATATCCTATGGCCGGCCGCGTCAGAGGGCCTGCCTTGACCCGGCGTGTGGGAAGAAAAAGTCCGAAGGTGAAGAAATCGTTGGTAAGTGTCCTGAGTGTGGATCCAATCTTATAAAACGTTCAGGGCGTTACGGTGAGTTCGTGGGCTGCAAGGGATTCCCCAAGTGTCGATTCACCTGCTCGGTTGACGATGTTCCAGCTGCATGATGGGGTACATTTTCAGCTGGACACTGCCTCAGCCTGTAGACAGATCAAAGTTTATAAGTATTTACTGAACTAAAGAGTATACATCATCCATAAGTTCCTGAATTTATTACCAAGTTAAAGGTAAAGAGGCGGTTGAATGGATATCAGAAATCTGCTTGAAAAATTGAAGCCCTTCATAATAATTATAGTGCTGTTCTCAGCCGTATTCTATATAAGGGCCGAGGCCAGTAACATCGGTGGGGTCCCTGCTGATGCAAAGGACTTCTATAAGGACTCAGATGGACTGCCATACTTCAGTGAGATGGACTCATACTACAACTACAGGCTCACAATGAATTACCTCACCAGGGGCATAATGGGGGATACCCTTG is part of the Methanothermobacter sp. K4 genome and encodes:
- a CDS encoding DUF2119 domain-containing protein yields the protein MGFFRMIDKGEGPVRLFVGGVHGKEGLTAIRALKMLGFNDIRRGKLIIYSCNPTEYMSTLDPNYYRSQQGMEIIGLIEKYRPSTYLEAHCYREESYGRLTDPSRRSRDGVPPLIELEKGVLIGSVSPHIRKKLFRREDICLTIEMPCLRSSKEEVDGLEVYVNFLKTVASSETREELEERLGRRYPEQVETARRYAREFFGEYPPF
- a CDS encoding IGHMBP2 family helicase encodes the protein MKSYIKRLIKLVEMEREAEINAMMNEIRRLSPQKRERIGRAINGLNGKVTGRELGFHLVKYGRREPIDTQISVGDLVLISRGNPLRSDLTGTVAAKGKRFIVVALENVPRWALRNVRVDLYANDITFQRMIDNLRGAGRNVFRVLRFLLGDEKPSGHQMVEFEPVDPELNRSQREAIMRALGSDDFFLIHGPFGTGKTRTLHELIRQEVRRGNRVLVTAESNAAVDNLLEGIAGQLRCVRLGHPQRVSRTNLQETLAYKLENHPDYMRVLEYQERIDRLIEERERHHKPTPQLRRGLSDSQIMINATKRRGARGISPNVMISMARWIEVNQQIDELHRKMQEIEVEIVDRIIRNSQVVLATNSSAALEYIDNVKFDVAIVDEASQATIPSILIPLSRAPRFVLAGDHRQLPPTILNPDTSELEVTLFEELIGSYPENSWMLNCQYRMNPDIMEFPNREFYGGRIRAHPSLEEISICDVISSEIPDSMPHRKLAEKEPVIFIDTSKVGTGERRLKGSTSIQNPLEADLAVIIAGALMRMGVKEEEIGIITPYDDQVDLISSMTDVEVNSVDGFQGREREVIIISMVRSNSEGNIGFLRDLRRLNVSLTRARRKLIIIGDTSTLSSHPSYRRLIEFCRERGFLYEPSADDLRDWSP
- the fen gene encoding flap endonuclease-1, producing the protein MGVKLKDIISAEKIRLDDLRGRTVAVDAANSIYQFLSSIRQRDGTPLMDSEGRVTSHLSGILYRTAAVMERDIRVAYVFDGKSHHLKGETVTRRIETRKKSEIEWRRALEEGDIERARKYAVRSSRMSQDIVESSKRLLELLGIPYVQAPGEGEAQASFIVRRGDAWAVASQDYDCLLFGAPRVVRNLTLSGKLEEPEIIELESALRNLSITHEQLVDLALLVGTDFNDGIKGIGARRGLKLIKEKDDVFGVIDEVDGDIGGDPEVLRRIFLEPDVTGDYELRWRKPDREGVIEFLCGEHGFSEERVMVALKKIERASFTQKSLEDWF
- a CDS encoding chorismate pyruvate-lyase family protein, which produces MDVNVMEEIERIERIMGRLSNTQKILLSTDGSVTRILDVLRGTVTIRTIKQEFIPSTPEIADKLRISPGEMVNHRVVVIGNREPLIHAVSYIPLSRLDDGFREDLIRADIPIGRILKKHSIESRREIEILDIESPTRELREIFKTDSPMLTRTYNIIHQDEVLIRIKETFPFDWFREEFR
- the hacA gene encoding homoaconitase large subunit; amino-acid sequence: MNITEKILADAAGVAEVTPGEIIEARVDLAMTHDGTSPPTIHTFREIASRGGPKRVWDPEGIVMVFDHNVPPNTIGAAEFQRVTSEFAAEQGISNIFKNAEGICHQVLPEKGFVRPGMVIVGADSHTCTYGAFGAFATGMGATDMAMVFATGKTWFMVPEAMRIEVTGQLQGFTTAKDVILKIIGEVGVDGATYRAVEFTGSTVDAMDVAGRMTICNMAVEMGAKNGIMEPSREIIQYVKSRTGRDFRVYHSDRDSQYVEDHHFDVSDLEPQVACPDDVDNVAPIHRVEGTHIDEAFLGSCTNGRYEDLKMAAEVLGDRRVHDDVRFIVAPASREIYLRALEDGIIEAFIRAGAIVCNPGCGPCLGAHMGVLAPEEVSIATTNRNFRGRMGDPSSKVYLANPAVVAESAVKGVISAPE
- a CDS encoding homocitrate synthase family protein, whose amino-acid sequence is MKYFVSPFNKEAELEFPDKITIYDTTLRDGEQTPGVCLGTEEKLEIARKLDELGIHQIESGFPVVSKQEKVSVKTIANEGLNADILALSRTKKEDIDVAIDCDVDGVITFMATSDLHLKHKLKLTREEALNVCLNSIEYAKDHGLFLAFSAEDATRTDLDFLKQIYRKAESYGADRVHIADTVGAISPQGMDYLVRELRKDIKVDIAMHCHNDFGMALSNSIAGLLAGGTAVSTTVNGIGERAGNTSLEELIMALRIIYDVDLGFNISVLYELSRLVEKHTRMKVPENKPIVGKNVFRHESGIHVDAVIEEPLTYEPFLPEMIGHQRKIVLGKHSGCRAVKAKLEEYGIEVTREELCRIVEEVKKNREKGKYINDELFYRIVRSVRGPVDF
- the cyaB gene encoding class IV adenylate cyclase, translated to MIEVEVKAKISSGDEIIERIISLGGHHISDEEQTDIYFNAPHRDFAETDEALRIRKTGKKTFITYKGPKIDGRSKTRKELEVEVADAETAAGILESLGFRRVRDVFKERSTYSLGDFTLSIDTVRGLGTYLEIEMDLPDGSDYGDALSEIFELYRKLGVSGEFERKSYLELLEAKAK
- a CDS encoding TATA-box-binding protein, coding for MTDVDIKIENIVASATLGKSIDLQTVAEALENVDFNREQFPGLVYKLKEPKTAALIFGSGKLVCTGAKSIEDSKRAIKLTVDMMRTMDPDIPEEFEIKIQNIVASANLGKPLNFEAVALGLENTEYEPEQFPGLVYRLDEPKVVLLLFGSGKVVCTGAKSAEDAKLGVEKTKARLAELDLI